In the Gossypium arboreum isolate Shixiya-1 chromosome 10, ASM2569848v2, whole genome shotgun sequence genome, one interval contains:
- the LOC108481595 gene encoding zinc finger BED domain-containing protein RICESLEEPER 2-like, whose protein sequence is MSSRLGIERVFTITVDNASANSVAIEYLRKKLNHQNVSVANGKFIHMRCVAHILNLIVQYGIKDASVSVDRVRGAMRYIRASPSRLTKFNQRVKEEMIDSKAQLCLDVPTRWNSTYMMLKVAEKYERAFESYVRDDHNFFLDLTAGDGVPTFDDWEIVRRVSGSLNVTSHSLFDGWQDCEDLDIISMTFKMREKYNKYWGEGNKVNMLVYLAVIFDQRCKMSFLDFGVNLLFPNIANDIMKMIDKELHCLFNEYSSNARRIELFEGRSSSSTNLCSSIEIDQAEMKTGLAKQQYLKKKKQVGLESKSELDRYLGEDEEVNNSSSFDLLLWWKMNSPRFPILAQMARDILAILISTVASESVFSTGGRVLDSFRSSLTPLMVEALVCTQDWLWKSNDAINLEDYVDELQTMEDGNI, encoded by the exons ATGTCTTCGAGATTGGGGATTGAGAGGGTCTTCACTATTACGGTTGATAATGCATCCGCCAATAGTGTTGCCATTGAATACTTGAGAAAGAAATTGAATCATCAAAATGTTTCTGTTGCAAATGGAAAATTTATTCATATGAGATGTGTTGCACACATTCTTAATCTCATTGTGCAATACGGTATTAAGGATGCTTCTGTGTCTGTGGATCGAGTTAGAGGTGCTATGAGGTATATAAGAGCATCACCATCGAGGTTGACAAAATTCAACCAAAGGGTAAAAGAAGAAATGATAGATAGTAAGGCTCAATTGTGTTTAGATGTGCCTACTAGATGGAACTCAACATATATGATGTTAAAGGTGGCCGAAAAATATGAGCGTGCATTTGAATCATATGTACGTGATGACCATAATTTTTTTCTTGACCTTACTGCTGGAGATGGAGTTCCTACATTTGATGATTGGGAAATTGTTCGAAGA GTGTCAGGATCTTTGAATGTTACCTCTCATTCACTTTTTGATGGGTGGCAAGATTGTGAAGATCTAGACATAATTTCTATGACTTTCAAAATGAGAGAGAAATATAATAAGTATTGGGGTGAAGGAAACAAGGTCAACATGCTAGTTTACTTGGCGGTCATCTTTGATCAGCGATGTAAAATGAGTTTTTTGGACTTTGGGGTCAACTTGCTTTTTCCTAATATTGCTAATGACATTATGAAAATGATTGATAAAGAATTGCATTGCTTGTTCAATGAGTATTCTTCTAATGCTAGGAGAATTGAATTGTTTGAAGGTAGATCTAGTTCTTCGACAAATCTTTGCAGTTCAATAGAAATAGATCAGGCAGAAATGAAAACGGGCTTGGCCAAACAACAATACCTTAAGAAGAAGAAACAAGTTGGACTAGAAAGCAAATCTGAGTTGGATAGATATTTGGGTGAGGATGAAGAAGTAAACAATTCAAGTTCATTTGATTTACTATTGTGGTGGAAAATGAACAGTCCTAGATTCCCTATTCTTGCACAAATGGCTCGAGATATTCTTGCTATTCTTATCTCAACAGTTGCCTCAGAAAGTGTATTTAGCACGGGTGGACGTGTTCTCGATAGTTTTAGAAGTTCTCTAACTCCTCTCATGGTCGAAGCTTTGGTTTGCACACAAGATTGGCTTTGGAAATCTAATGATGCCATCAATCTTGAAGATTATGTTGATGAACTTCAAACCATGGAAGAtggtaatatataa